One window from the genome of Enterobacteriaceae bacterium Kacie_13 encodes:
- the yegS gene encoding lipid kinase YegS, protein MTTALLILNGKGAGNEELRVAVGALRKEGVELAVRVTWEYGDAARYVSEAVTLGCDTVIAGGGDGTINEIAGALAQLQEPRPVLGIVPLGTANDFATACSIPLAPEQALLLAIKGRAEAIDLARVNDKHYFINMATGGFGTRITTETPEKLKAALGGVSYFIHGLLRLDTLKADRCEIKGPDFSWEGDALVIGIGNGRQAGGGQQICPEALINDGLLQLRLLTSEELLPSFLRSLLNNEENKNIVSAHLPWLEITAPHDMTFNLDGEPLTGKHFRIEVLADIIECRLPPHCELLG, encoded by the coding sequence ATGACCACAGCATTGCTGATTTTGAATGGAAAAGGCGCAGGCAATGAGGAGTTGCGTGTGGCCGTCGGTGCGCTGCGCAAAGAAGGGGTGGAGCTGGCCGTCCGCGTCACCTGGGAATACGGCGATGCCGCACGCTATGTCTCAGAAGCCGTTACGCTTGGCTGTGACACCGTCATTGCCGGTGGTGGCGACGGCACCATCAATGAAATCGCCGGAGCCTTGGCTCAGCTTCAGGAGCCGCGCCCGGTTCTGGGTATTGTCCCGCTGGGAACGGCCAATGACTTTGCAACCGCTTGTAGTATTCCGCTTGCCCCGGAACAGGCGTTGCTGCTGGCGATAAAGGGCCGGGCAGAAGCGATCGATCTTGCCAGGGTGAATGATAAGCACTACTTCATCAATATGGCGACCGGCGGATTTGGTACGCGCATCACCACAGAAACGCCGGAAAAACTCAAAGCGGCGCTCGGCGGCGTCTCGTATTTTATCCACGGACTTTTACGTCTTGATACACTGAAGGCCGACCGCTGCGAAATCAAAGGCCCGGATTTCAGCTGGGAAGGCGATGCGCTGGTCATTGGCATCGGTAACGGTCGCCAGGCCGGTGGCGGACAGCAAATCTGTCCGGAAGCGCTAATCAATGATGGCCTGCTGCAACTGCGTCTGCTGACCTCCGAAGAGCTGCTGCCCTCATTCCTGCGCAGCCTGCTTAATAACGAAGAAAACAAAAATATCGTCTCGGCTCATCTCCCGTGGCTGGAAATCACCGCGCCGCATGATATGACCTTCAACCTCGATGGCGAACCACTGACCGGTAAACACTTCCGCATCGAAGTTCTGGCCGACATCATTGAGTGTCGCCTGCCACCTCATTGCGAGTTGCTGGGGTAG
- a CDS encoding D-galactonate dehydratase family protein: MKIVNAEVFVTCPGRNFVTLKITTDSGLTGIGDATLNGRELPVASYLKDHVCPQLIGRDAHQIEDIWQFFYKGAYWRRGPVTMSAISAVDTALWDIKAKAANMPLYQLLGGASRTGVMVYCHTTGHSVDEVLDDYAKHKELGFKAIRAQCGVPGMKTTYGMSKGKGLAYEPATKGNWPEEQLWSTEKYLDFTPKLFEAVRNKFGFDEHLLHDMHHRLTPVEAARFGKSIEDYRLFWMEDPTPAENQECFRLIRQHTVTPIAVGEVFNSIWDCKQLIEEQLIDYIRTTITHAGGITGMRRIADFASLYQVRTGSHGPSDLSPVCMAAALHFDLWVPNFGVQEYMGYSEQMLEVFPHNWTFDNGYMHPGEKPGLGIEFDEKLAAKYPYEPAYLPVARLEDGTLWNW, from the coding sequence ATGAAAATCGTGAATGCTGAAGTCTTTGTTACTTGCCCAGGTCGCAATTTTGTTACGTTGAAAATCACCACTGACAGCGGTCTGACCGGCATCGGTGATGCCACGCTCAATGGCCGCGAGCTGCCTGTTGCCTCCTACCTTAAAGACCACGTCTGCCCGCAGCTTATCGGGCGCGATGCACACCAGATTGAGGATATCTGGCAGTTCTTCTACAAAGGGGCTTACTGGCGTCGCGGGCCGGTCACCATGTCAGCGATTTCGGCGGTGGACACGGCGTTGTGGGACATCAAAGCTAAAGCTGCCAATATGCCGTTATACCAACTGCTTGGCGGCGCATCACGTACCGGGGTAATGGTTTACTGTCACACCACCGGCCATTCGGTAGATGAAGTGCTGGATGATTACGCCAAACACAAAGAACTTGGCTTTAAGGCGATCCGCGCGCAGTGCGGTGTGCCGGGCATGAAAACCACTTATGGGATGTCGAAAGGCAAAGGACTGGCCTACGAACCGGCGACCAAAGGGAACTGGCCGGAAGAACAACTGTGGTCGACGGAGAAATACCTCGATTTCACGCCAAAGCTGTTTGAGGCCGTGCGTAATAAATTCGGTTTTGACGAACATCTTCTGCATGACATGCATCACCGCCTGACGCCTGTCGAAGCCGCGCGCTTCGGTAAAAGCATCGAAGACTATCGCCTGTTCTGGATGGAGGATCCGACTCCGGCGGAGAATCAGGAATGCTTCCGTTTGATCCGCCAGCATACCGTAACCCCAATTGCGGTCGGCGAAGTGTTCAATAGCATCTGGGATTGCAAACAACTCATCGAAGAACAGCTGATCGATTATATCCGTACCACCATCACCCATGCGGGCGGCATTACCGGTATGCGCCGGATCGCCGATTTTGCCTCTTTGTATCAGGTGCGCACCGGCTCGCACGGGCCATCGGATCTCTCGCCGGTGTGCATGGCGGCCGCCCTGCACTTCGACCTGTGGGTACCAAACTTTGGCGTGCAGGAATACATGGGCTATTCCGAGCAGATGCTGGAAGTCTTCCCACATAACTGGACGTTTGATAATGGTTATATGCATCCGGGCGAAAAACCGGGGCTGGGTATCGAGTTCGACGAAAAACTGGCAGCGAAATATCCGTATGAACCGGCGTATTTGCCGGTGGCCCGTCTGGAAGACGGTACTTTGTGGAACTGGTAA
- a CDS encoding Zn-dependent oxidoreductase, with translation MNSVVIQEPGKLVIEQRALPVPAAGEVRVRVSYAGICGSDVHIYHGHNPFAKYPRVIGHEFFGHIDSVGEGVETSRIGERVVIDPVVSCGHCYPCSIGRPNVCTQLQVIGVHRDGGFSDYACAPAKNAYVVPAAIPDKLASMVEPFTIAANITAFLKPTPQDTALVYGAGPMGLTVIQVLKGVYGVKKVIVTDRIEERLQMAQESGADWTINNTERSVADVLSAEGILPTLIVDAACHPAILQEAILLASPAARIGMMGFSGEPSAFTQQSITSKEISLFSSRLNSHRFPQVIEWMEQGKIAPEKLVTHWMPAGQVEAALTLFEKDQRACCKVLLTF, from the coding sequence ATGAACAGCGTCGTTATACAAGAACCGGGAAAACTGGTGATCGAGCAACGTGCCTTGCCGGTACCTGCCGCCGGTGAGGTACGAGTTCGGGTGAGTTATGCAGGGATCTGCGGCTCGGATGTCCACATTTATCACGGCCACAATCCTTTCGCAAAATATCCGCGCGTGATAGGCCATGAGTTCTTCGGCCATATCGACAGTGTCGGAGAAGGCGTCGAAACATCACGCATCGGCGAACGCGTGGTTATCGATCCGGTGGTCAGCTGCGGACACTGTTATCCCTGCTCCATCGGTCGCCCCAACGTCTGTACCCAGTTGCAGGTGATCGGCGTACACCGCGACGGCGGCTTCAGCGATTACGCCTGCGCACCGGCGAAAAATGCTTATGTTGTGCCCGCGGCGATCCCTGACAAACTCGCCAGTATGGTCGAACCCTTTACGATCGCGGCGAACATTACCGCGTTCTTAAAACCGACGCCGCAGGACACCGCGCTGGTTTACGGCGCAGGCCCGATGGGGCTGACGGTGATTCAGGTGCTGAAAGGTGTTTACGGTGTGAAAAAAGTGATTGTTACTGATCGCATCGAAGAACGGTTACAGATGGCGCAGGAAAGCGGCGCGGACTGGACCATCAACAATACTGAACGCAGCGTGGCTGACGTGCTCTCTGCGGAAGGTATTCTGCCGACGCTGATTGTCGATGCTGCCTGCCATCCGGCGATTTTGCAGGAGGCCATTTTGCTGGCGTCACCGGCGGCACGCATCGGCATGATGGGGTTCTCAGGCGAACCTAGCGCCTTCACGCAGCAAAGTATCACCAGTAAAGAAATTTCGTTGTTCTCATCGCGTCTGAACAGCCATCGTTTCCCGCAGGTGATTGAATGGATGGAGCAAGGGAAAATCGCGCCGGAAAAACTGGTGACGCACTGGATGCCCGCCGGTCAGGTGGAAGCCGCCCTGACGCTGTTTGAAAAGGATCAGCGTGCCTGCTGCAAAGTATTACTGACGTTCTGA
- a CDS encoding MFS transporter: protein MFKNLRWIIVFLLFMVYMINYLDRVALSITVPMIEKELTINPEQFGLIFGSFFFGYAIFNFLGGLAVDKFGPTIVMGLAVGLWSLFCGMTAIATGFYSMLILRVLFGMAEGPICASANKMINGWFPKKQAATAMGLLSAGSPLGGAVAGPIVGYLAISFGWRPAFMVIAAIGIVWMAVWFFTVADNPLKSKRVSPEELRLVDAMKNEHLSAEEDLAQAAHGLGYYLKQPIILVTAFAFFSYNYILFFFLSWFPAYLVQAHGLNIKEMSLTTVIPWIVGFVGLALGGYISDKIFNITGRLLLSRKIILVVSLLAAAVCVALAGIVTSVVPAVVLMSVSIFFLYTTGAIYWAIIQDVVHKSRVGGTSGFIHLVGSVSGIIGPVVTGFIVQNTGRFDSAFMLAGGVAALGAILVFFVIKPPKHSVETKLSHNS, encoded by the coding sequence ATGTTTAAGAATCTGCGCTGGATTATCGTATTCCTGCTGTTTATGGTGTACATGATCAATTACCTCGACCGCGTCGCGCTGTCGATTACTGTCCCGATGATTGAAAAAGAACTGACCATTAATCCCGAACAGTTCGGTCTGATATTTGGCAGTTTCTTCTTTGGTTACGCAATATTTAACTTCCTCGGCGGTTTAGCAGTAGATAAATTCGGCCCGACGATCGTTATGGGGTTAGCCGTCGGACTGTGGTCTTTATTCTGCGGGATGACAGCCATCGCAACCGGCTTTTATTCCATGCTTATTCTGCGGGTATTATTCGGTATGGCCGAAGGGCCGATATGCGCCTCGGCAAATAAGATGATTAACGGCTGGTTTCCGAAGAAACAGGCTGCCACTGCTATGGGGCTTCTCAGCGCCGGTTCGCCGCTCGGCGGCGCCGTGGCCGGGCCAATCGTCGGGTATCTGGCTATTTCATTTGGCTGGCGTCCGGCATTTATGGTCATTGCCGCGATAGGTATTGTATGGATGGCGGTGTGGTTCTTCACCGTGGCCGATAATCCGCTGAAAAGTAAACGCGTCTCCCCCGAAGAATTGCGCTTGGTGGATGCCATGAAAAATGAGCATTTAAGTGCAGAAGAAGATCTGGCGCAGGCGGCGCATGGTCTGGGTTACTATTTAAAACAGCCTATTATTCTGGTCACGGCTTTCGCCTTCTTCAGCTACAACTATATTTTATTCTTCTTCCTGAGCTGGTTCCCGGCGTATTTGGTTCAGGCACATGGACTAAATATTAAAGAAATGAGTTTAACTACCGTCATTCCATGGATCGTCGGCTTCGTCGGTCTGGCATTAGGCGGTTATATTTCCGATAAGATCTTTAATATTACCGGCCGCCTATTACTGTCGCGTAAAATTATCCTGGTGGTCAGCTTGTTAGCCGCAGCAGTCTGCGTCGCGCTCGCCGGTATCGTGACCAGCGTGGTGCCCGCAGTAGTGCTGATGTCAGTTTCTATTTTCTTCCTGTACACCACAGGAGCAATTTACTGGGCGATTATTCAGGATGTCGTGCATAAATCCCGTGTCGGTGGCACCAGCGGATTCATTCATCTGGTCGGCAGCGTCTCCGGAATTATCGGACCGGTCGTCACTGGCTTTATCGTGCAGAATACTGGCCGTTTCGACAGCGCCTTTATGCTCGCAGGCGGCGTCGCGGCGCTGGGCGCCATTCTCGTATTTTTTGTAATTAAGCCCCCAAAGCATTCAGTCGAAACAAAACTCTCTCATAACTCATAA
- a CDS encoding glycoside hydrolase family 127 protein: MSFSPVDSLEVPLQKVNISDAFWLEYQRLVKDVVVPYQWKALNDDVTDAEPSHAIENFRIAAGQSEGEFYGMVFQDSDVAKWLEAVGYLLAKTPDAELEKTADAVIDLVGAVQQPDGYLNTYFTVKEPQQRWTNLAECHELYCAGHLIEAGVAYTQATGKTRLLDIVCKLADHIAQVFGPGEQQLHGYPGHPEIELALMRLYEATGETRYLELTRFFVEQRGAEPHFYDIEYEKRGKTSHWNTYGPAWMVKDKAYSQAHLPIALQTTAIGHAVRFVYLYAGVAHLARLSQDQEKREVCQQLWENMTQRQMYITGSIGSQSSGEAFSSDYDLPNDTAYTETCASIGLMMFANRMLQMEADSRYSDVMERALYNTVLAGMALDGKHFFYVNPLEVHPKSIPFNHIYDHVKPVRQRWFGCACCPPNIARLLASLGHYIYTQRPDGVDINLYIGSDVEATVNGKPLRLKQSGGYPWAERVLIEVSTDEPLEATLALRLPDWCASPQVMLNGKPLELASLTRRGYLRLTQEWQQGDRIEMTLPMPVTRVKGNALLRHVAGKVAIQRGPLVYCLEQADNGSELHNLRLPNGAHFRLIAGSGLFAGKTLLQTHGERRVSAQAGEQPLYRFNPPLEERVPQTMTFVPYFTWANRVEGEMRVWIDEV; encoded by the coding sequence ATGTCATTTTCTCCGGTTGACTCTTTAGAAGTACCGTTGCAAAAAGTGAATATTTCCGATGCGTTCTGGCTGGAATACCAGCGCCTGGTGAAGGATGTGGTAGTGCCGTATCAGTGGAAAGCGCTGAATGATGATGTGACAGACGCCGAGCCGAGCCATGCGATAGAGAATTTCAGAATTGCCGCCGGGCAGAGTGAAGGGGAGTTCTATGGCATGGTGTTTCAAGACAGCGATGTTGCTAAATGGCTGGAGGCGGTCGGGTATTTGCTGGCAAAAACGCCGGATGCTGAACTGGAAAAAACCGCTGATGCGGTCATTGATCTGGTCGGCGCGGTGCAACAACCTGATGGTTATCTCAATACCTATTTCACTGTCAAAGAACCGCAGCAGCGCTGGACGAATCTGGCAGAGTGCCACGAGCTTTACTGTGCCGGGCACTTGATCGAAGCGGGTGTCGCGTATACACAGGCGACTGGCAAAACCCGTTTGCTGGATATTGTGTGCAAGCTGGCGGACCACATTGCACAGGTGTTTGGCCCCGGTGAGCAGCAGTTGCACGGTTATCCCGGTCATCCGGAAATCGAACTGGCGCTGATGCGTTTATATGAAGCTACCGGTGAAACCCGTTATCTCGAACTAACGCGTTTCTTCGTTGAACAACGTGGTGCAGAGCCGCATTTCTACGATATTGAATACGAAAAACGCGGTAAAACGTCACACTGGAATACTTACGGCCCTGCGTGGATGGTGAAAGACAAAGCCTACAGTCAGGCGCATTTGCCGATAGCGTTACAGACTACGGCTATCGGCCACGCGGTGCGATTTGTGTATCTGTACGCCGGTGTGGCGCATCTGGCGCGGCTGAGTCAGGATCAGGAAAAACGTGAAGTCTGCCAGCAGCTGTGGGAAAACATGACCCAACGGCAGATGTATATCACCGGATCGATTGGCTCGCAAAGCAGCGGCGAAGCGTTTTCATCAGATTACGATTTACCGAACGACACGGCGTATACCGAAACTTGTGCCTCGATCGGTCTGATGATGTTTGCTAACCGCATGCTGCAGATGGAGGCCGACAGTCGTTACAGCGACGTAATGGAGCGCGCGCTTTACAACACCGTGCTGGCCGGTATGGCGCTTGATGGCAAACATTTCTTCTACGTCAATCCACTGGAAGTGCATCCGAAAAGTATTCCGTTCAACCATATTTACGATCACGTCAAACCTGTGCGTCAGCGCTGGTTCGGCTGCGCCTGCTGCCCGCCGAATATCGCGCGGTTGCTGGCATCTCTGGGGCATTATATTTATACCCAGAGACCGGACGGCGTGGACATCAATCTGTATATCGGCAGCGATGTGGAAGCGACGGTCAATGGTAAACCGCTACGGCTTAAACAGTCCGGCGGCTATCCGTGGGCCGAACGGGTGCTGATTGAGGTCAGTACCGATGAGCCGCTGGAAGCCACACTGGCGCTGCGTTTACCGGACTGGTGCGCCAGCCCGCAGGTGATGCTGAATGGCAAACCTCTGGAGCTGGCCAGCCTGACCCGACGCGGCTATTTGCGGCTGACGCAGGAATGGCAGCAGGGCGATCGCATTGAAATGACATTACCGATGCCGGTGACGCGTGTGAAGGGGAATGCGTTGCTGCGCCATGTCGCCGGAAAGGTGGCCATTCAGCGCGGCCCGCTGGTGTATTGTCTCGAACAGGCTGATAACGGCAGTGAACTGCACAACCTCCGGCTGCCAAACGGCGCGCATTTCCGGTTGATCGCCGGAAGCGGACTGTTTGCCGGTAAAACGCTGCTGCAAACTCACGGGGAACGGCGTGTATCGGCTCAGGCCGGTGAGCAGCCGCTTTACCGCTTCAATCCACCCCTCGAAGAGCGCGTACCGCAAACGATGACCTTCGTGCCGTACTTTACCTGGGCAAACCGCGTGGAAGGGGAAATGCGTGTTTGGATCGATGAAGTGTAG
- a CDS encoding MFS transporter, producing the protein MPTDSLNTGSVLVKGAEGIISANAKLSVSEKIGYGLGDAGGTIITCLITSFLTFFYTDVFGLTPAIVGTLFISLRVIDAISDPLMGILADRTQSRWGRFRPWQLWIALPIGVVGFLTFTVPGVSGDAKIAYAFFTYFLLSVSYTAINVPYCALINTMTTDHREVISCQSWRFVLCGVAGFMVSVGLPWLVQIFGKGDAALGYQQGVGLLCAIAVVMFLWCFFTVRERLPLALLGQFSIRQHIRGMLKNDQLLLILLMSFLLINVFNLRGGGYMYFITYVLKGTAGYASMFFGMVTLASILGAVIVNQLTKMIDSVRLYMITNLVLAVFSLLLWFVPVGEPFQTLWLGIIFVHCVILGFTLPLHFSIMAFADDYGHWKNGIRSSGMNFAFNLFFIKLAWASSAGIISLVFILVSYQAGADHQTPTSLGGITLLETLLPAAMHLLLAGTLMFCKLDNKLLTQMSHDLAAKI; encoded by the coding sequence ATGCCAACAGATTCTCTAAATACCGGCTCAGTACTGGTGAAAGGCGCGGAGGGAATAATTTCTGCGAACGCTAAACTTTCTGTCAGTGAGAAAATAGGTTATGGATTAGGGGATGCCGGTGGCACGATCATTACCTGCCTGATCACCAGCTTCCTGACCTTTTTTTATACCGATGTATTCGGCCTGACGCCGGCGATTGTCGGCACATTATTTATTTCCCTGCGCGTCATTGATGCAATTTCCGATCCGTTGATGGGCATTCTGGCCGACCGTACACAAAGCCGCTGGGGACGTTTTCGTCCGTGGCAGTTGTGGATCGCGCTGCCGATCGGCGTGGTCGGTTTTCTGACGTTCACCGTGCCAGGTGTCAGCGGTGACGCCAAAATTGCATACGCCTTTTTCACCTATTTTCTGCTCTCAGTTTCTTACACCGCAATTAACGTGCCGTATTGCGCGCTGATCAACACCATGACCACCGATCATCGCGAGGTGATTTCCTGCCAGTCATGGCGCTTTGTGTTGTGCGGCGTGGCAGGCTTTATGGTCTCCGTCGGTTTGCCGTGGCTGGTGCAGATTTTCGGCAAAGGCGATGCAGCGCTCGGGTATCAGCAGGGCGTGGGTTTGTTGTGCGCCATCGCTGTGGTGATGTTCCTGTGGTGCTTCTTTACGGTTCGTGAACGCCTGCCGCTGGCGTTGCTCGGCCAGTTCAGTATTCGTCAGCACATTCGCGGGATGCTGAAAAACGATCAACTGCTGCTGATATTGCTGATGTCCTTCCTGCTGATCAACGTGTTCAATCTGCGCGGCGGCGGCTACATGTATTTCATCACTTATGTGCTGAAAGGCACAGCGGGATACGCCTCGATGTTCTTCGGTATGGTGACGCTGGCATCGATTCTGGGGGCGGTGATCGTCAATCAGCTGACCAAAATGATCGACAGCGTCCGTCTCTACATGATCACCAATCTGGTGCTGGCGGTCTTTTCCCTGCTGCTGTGGTTTGTGCCGGTGGGGGAACCATTCCAGACGCTGTGGCTGGGTATAATTTTTGTGCATTGCGTGATCCTCGGATTCACGCTGCCGCTGCACTTTTCCATCATGGCGTTCGCCGACGACTACGGGCACTGGAAAAACGGTATCCGTTCTTCGGGCATGAACTTCGCCTTCAATTTGTTCTTCATCAAGCTGGCCTGGGCGTCAAGTGCCGGGATCATCAGCCTGGTATTCATCCTGGTTTCTTATCAGGCCGGTGCAGACCACCAGACACCGACCTCGCTCGGCGGCATCACGTTGCTTGAAACGCTGCTGCCTGCGGCGATGCATCTGCTGCTGGCGGGGACACTGATGTTCTGCAAGCTCGATAACAAATTGCTGACGCAGATGTCGCATGATCTGGCAGCCAAAATTTAA
- a CDS encoding helix-turn-helix domain-containing protein — protein MTDVFSFSVNYPVNVQNGGLFISRGIGTHPTRRLNSHELIYVVSGGLSLQEENTRFDLREGESLLLFPGREHKGLTTFDPELKFYWLHFDIESNRTLIDSRQNNPSLQLNIPQHCKVRDRETLLTLFRLFLYEQERDGHSLALYLILLLQEVARAWPENVEPGGPGVALAYKARQLITTQFHLPLGASALAERLHCNADYLGRVFRLTFQMTLTDALNKHRVAAAEKLLLANTGNVADVARLTGFNDAAYFRRVFRKLLGITPAAYKKLYCREHINSD, from the coding sequence ATGACTGATGTGTTTTCATTTTCTGTGAATTACCCGGTTAACGTGCAAAACGGCGGGTTGTTTATTTCACGTGGAATCGGCACACATCCGACACGCAGGCTCAACTCGCATGAACTGATTTATGTAGTAAGTGGCGGCCTGTCATTGCAGGAAGAAAATACGCGCTTTGATCTGCGTGAGGGGGAAAGTTTGCTTTTATTCCCCGGCAGGGAACATAAAGGGTTAACGACGTTTGACCCTGAATTAAAATTTTACTGGCTGCACTTCGATATTGAGAGCAACCGCACGTTAATTGATTCACGGCAAAATAATCCCTCTTTACAGCTGAATATTCCACAGCATTGCAAAGTCAGGGATCGTGAAACACTTTTAACGTTATTCAGACTATTTTTATATGAGCAGGAAAGAGATGGACATTCGCTGGCGCTGTATCTGATTTTACTATTGCAGGAAGTCGCCCGCGCGTGGCCAGAAAATGTGGAACCCGGCGGGCCGGGCGTTGCACTGGCGTACAAGGCGCGGCAACTCATCACCACCCAGTTTCATCTGCCGCTGGGGGCTTCGGCGCTGGCGGAAAGGCTGCACTGCAATGCTGATTATCTCGGACGCGTGTTTCGTCTGACGTTTCAGATGACCCTGACCGACGCACTGAATAAACACCGTGTCGCCGCTGCCGAGAAACTGCTGCTGGCCAATACCGGTAACGTCGCCGATGTCGCACGGCTTACCGGTTTTAACGATGCAGCCTATTTCCGTCGGGTGTTTCGCAAGCTGCTGGGCATCACCCCGGCAGCCTATAAAAAGCTTTACTGCCGCGAGCATATCAATTCGGATTAG
- a CDS encoding FCD domain-containing protein, with translation MTDAFEFLSNVPVNQQIYRTLRQDIVTCAIAPGAFLSEKEISTRFNVSRQPVREAFIKLAEAGLVQVLPQRGTYVMKISSKRVADGRFIREAVETAVVRRAAMVATEKDLALLEHNLERQRLAAKSQQTQEFLLLDDDFHRTIAQIIDCRLAWETVEHIKATMDRVRFLTLSKVSPPENLIAQHYAIFDALKAHDPDAAEKAIRIHLQEMISTITPIAEQNSDWFDAE, from the coding sequence ATGACAGACGCCTTTGAATTTCTCAGTAATGTGCCGGTGAATCAGCAGATTTACCGCACCTTGCGTCAGGACATCGTCACCTGTGCCATTGCGCCGGGGGCATTCCTGTCGGAGAAAGAGATTTCCACACGCTTTAACGTGTCTCGCCAGCCGGTTCGCGAAGCCTTTATCAAGCTGGCCGAAGCCGGACTGGTTCAGGTCTTACCGCAGCGCGGTACGTATGTGATGAAGATTTCATCCAAGCGCGTCGCCGATGGCCGTTTCATCCGCGAAGCCGTTGAGACCGCCGTGGTTCGTCGTGCTGCTATGGTCGCCACTGAGAAAGATCTGGCGCTGCTGGAACACAATCTTGAGCGTCAGCGGCTTGCGGCAAAAAGCCAGCAAACGCAGGAGTTTCTGCTGCTCGATGATGATTTCCACCGCACGATTGCGCAGATCATCGACTGTCGTCTGGCCTGGGAAACCGTTGAACACATTAAAGCGACCATGGATCGCGTGCGGTTCCTCACACTCAGCAAAGTCTCCCCGCCGGAAAACCTTATCGCGCAACACTATGCCATTTTCGACGCTCTGAAAGCGCATGACCCGGACGCTGCTGAAAAAGCCATCCGCATTCATTTGCAGGAAATGATTTCTACCATCACGCCGATTGCTGAGCAAAACAGCGACTGGTTTGATGCTGAGTAA
- the thiD gene encoding bifunctional hydroxymethylpyrimidine kinase/phosphomethylpyrimidine kinase: MKRINALTIAGTDPSGGAGIQADLKTFSALGAYGTSAITALVAQNTRGVQSVYNIDPGFVAAQLDSVLSDVRIDSTKIGMLANSQIVEAVAERLRHYQPPFVVLDTVMLAKSGDPLLLPEAVDAVRQLLIPQVSIITPNLPEAAALLECAIATSEVEMREQGEALLAMGCGAVLMKGGHLSDEESPDWLFMASSRERFTAPRVNTRHTHGTGCTLSAALAALRPRHNNWADTVREAKAYLQQALMQADSLEVGHGIGPVHHFHRWW, translated from the coding sequence ATGAAGCGAATTAATGCGCTGACCATTGCAGGCACTGATCCGAGCGGCGGTGCCGGGATCCAGGCCGATCTCAAAACGTTCTCCGCGCTCGGTGCTTACGGCACCAGCGCGATCACCGCACTGGTGGCACAAAACACTCGCGGTGTTCAGTCGGTTTATAATATCGACCCGGGATTTGTGGCGGCGCAACTGGATTCGGTGCTCAGCGACGTCCGCATCGACAGCACGAAAATCGGTATGCTGGCAAACAGCCAAATTGTGGAAGCGGTCGCGGAGCGGCTTCGGCATTATCAGCCGCCGTTTGTGGTGCTCGATACCGTCATGCTGGCGAAAAGTGGCGATCCATTATTACTGCCGGAAGCGGTCGATGCGGTACGCCAGTTGCTGATCCCGCAGGTGTCGATCATAACGCCTAACCTGCCAGAAGCCGCAGCGTTGCTCGAATGTGCGATAGCGACCAGCGAAGTGGAAATGCGTGAGCAGGGTGAAGCCTTACTGGCAATGGGCTGTGGCGCGGTGTTGATGAAGGGCGGCCATCTGAGTGATGAAGAAAGTCCTGACTGGCTGTTTATGGCGAGTTCCCGTGAGCGTTTTACCGCGCCGCGTGTCAATACCCGCCACACTCACGGAACCGGCTGCACGTTGTCTGCTGCGCTGGCAGCACTGCGCCCGCGTCATAACAACTGGGCGGATACCGTGCGCGAAGCCAAGGCGTATCTGCAACAGGCACTGATGCAGGCCGATTCTTTGGAAGTCGGCCACGGCATCGGCCCGGTGCATCATTTTCATCGCTGGTGGTAG